Proteins co-encoded in one Streptomyces sp. SLBN-31 genomic window:
- a CDS encoding two-component system response regulator, protein MPDAKILIVDDHEDTLYALESALAPLGYQLGRATSGDEALKQVLRGQVGLLVLDVRMPRVSGLEVVRYMRRVEQTQHIPVILVTGFGPDHELTAAAFGLGVADLVMKPVDPWALRTKVRYLYDAHRARLALEQEIRELRALVKEHPGTSGTEPASGAALPHPDARVPPQRASEAHDGELEQDRT, encoded by the coding sequence ATGCCGGATGCCAAGATCCTCATCGTCGACGACCACGAGGACACGCTGTACGCGCTGGAGAGCGCCCTGGCCCCGCTGGGCTACCAGCTCGGCCGCGCCACCAGCGGTGACGAGGCGCTCAAGCAGGTGCTGCGCGGGCAGGTCGGCCTCCTCGTCCTCGACGTCCGCATGCCCCGGGTCAGCGGCCTGGAGGTGGTGCGCTACATGCGCCGCGTGGAACAGACCCAGCACATCCCGGTCATCCTGGTCACCGGCTTCGGCCCGGACCACGAACTGACCGCCGCCGCCTTCGGCCTCGGCGTCGCCGACCTCGTCATGAAACCCGTGGACCCCTGGGCCCTGCGCACCAAGGTCCGCTACCTCTACGACGCCCACCGCGCCAGGCTCGCCCTCGAACAGGAGATCCGCGAGCTGCGCGCCCTCGTCAAGGAGCACCCCGGCACCAGCGGAACGGAGCCCGCGTCCGGCGCCGCCCTGCCCCACCCGGACGCCCGGGTGCCCCCGCAACGGGCGTCCGAGGCGCACGACGGGGAGCTCGAGCAGGACCGGACATAG
- a CDS encoding chorismate mutase, whose protein sequence is MTTSNNAAGDVDPAVLAELARLRDSIDNIDAAVVHMLAERFKATQQVGHLKAAHQLPPADPAREARQIERLRGLAESAKLDPAFAEKFLNFIIAEVIRHHERIAEDAVNGSAKTAN, encoded by the coding sequence ACGTCGACCCGGCCGTCCTCGCCGAACTGGCCCGGCTGCGCGACAGCATCGACAACATCGACGCGGCCGTCGTCCACATGCTCGCCGAACGCTTCAAGGCCACCCAGCAGGTCGGCCACCTCAAGGCCGCCCACCAGCTGCCGCCCGCCGACCCGGCCCGCGAGGCCCGCCAGATCGAGCGCCTGCGCGGCCTGGCCGAAAGCGCCAAGCTCGACCCGGCCTTCGCTGAGAAGTTCCTGAATTTCATCATCGCCGAAGTCATCCGCCACCACGAGCGCATCGCGGAGGACGCCGTCAACGGCAGCGCAAAAACGGCGAATTGA